The following proteins are encoded in a genomic region of Brachypodium distachyon strain Bd21 chromosome 1, Brachypodium_distachyon_v3.0, whole genome shotgun sequence:
- the LOC100827867 gene encoding ABC transporter C family member 10 isoform X1 — protein MRGTARPPATATATALPAAPTRAVTTSRALSWHVTLLLYPPAASTDEKEAPRRPVTHGLASDCPFLPPPQPGCADNQARGSRWRGPEQDLIHPAQMGSLTSSWMMNLCGSTVCSNQHVISCALKEIFDSSTCMNHLVAIGIGALLILTLSLRLLVKIPKTRASAQQLVKLGSPLQLAAVIFSGCLGLVYLGLGLWMLGIFNEFTPVYLPHWWLVTLSQGFSLILSSFAFSIRPWFLGASFVRFWSVLVTMYAAFICCSSVVDIVAEKAITIKACLDVLSLPGALLILLYGIQHSHDEDGYEGIGNIVYKPLNTEADGEIIGSESEVTPFAKAGVFSKMSFWWLNHLMKMGYDKPLEDKDVPDLQTTDRAHNQYLMFLEKLNSKQSQSHAKPSIFWTIVSCHKRGIMVSGFFALLKVLTLSLGPLLLKAFINVSLGKGTFKYEGFVLAVTMFVCKCCESLAQRQWYFRTRRLGLQVRSFLSAAIYKKQQKLSNSAKLRHSSGEIMNYVTVDAYRIGEFPYWFHQTWTTSVQLCIALAILYNAVGAATVSSLLVIIITVLCNAPLAKLQHKFQSKLMEAQDVRLKAMSESLVHMKVLKLYAWEAHFKKVIEGLREAEYKWLSAFLLRRAYNSLLFWSSPVLVSAATFLTCFILEIPLDASNVFTTVATLRLVQDPVRSIPDVIAVVIQAKVAFTRISKFLDAPELNGQVRKKYCVGMDYPIAMSSCGFSWDENSSRPTLKNINLVVKAGEKVAICGEVGSGKSTLLAAVLGEVPKTGGTIQVCGKIAYVSQNAWIQTGTLQDNILFGSLMDKQIYQETLVRCSLVKDLELLPFGDQTQIGERGVNLSGGQKQRVQLARALYQNADIYLLDDPFSAVDAHTATSLFNDYVMGVLSDKTVILVTHQVDFLPVFDSILLMSDGEVIRSAPYQDLLVDCQEFIDLVNAHRDTAGVSDLNHMGPDRALEIPTKETDLVHGNKYIESVKPSPVDQLIKKEERESGDSGLKPYMLYLRQNKGFLYASLSIISHIVFLAGQISQNSWMAANVQNPRVSTLKLISVYVVIGVCTVFFVLSRSLFVVVLGVQTSRSLFSQLLNSLFRAPMSFFDCTPLGRVLSRVSSDLSIVDLDVPFGFMFCLSASLNAYSNLGVLAVVTWEVLFVSLPMIVLAIQLQRYYLASAKELMRINGTTKSALANHLGESISGAITIRAFEEEDRFLAKNLELVDKNAGPYFYNFAATEWLIQRLETMSALVLSSSAFIMAILPQGTFSPGFVGMALSYGLSLNNSFVNSIQKQCNLANQIISVERVNQYMDIQSEAAEVIEENRPGPDWPQVGSVELRDLKIRYRRDAPLVLHGISCKFQGRDKIGIVGRTGSGKTTLIGALFRLVEPVGGKIIIDSVDITTIGLDDLRSRLGIIPQDPTLFQGTVRYNLDPLGQFSDQQIREVLDKCQLLEAVQEKEHGLDSLVAEDGSNWSMGQRQLFCLGRALLRRCRILVLDEATASIDNATDAVLQKTIRTEFKYCTVITVAHRIPTVMDCDMVLAMSDGRVVEYDKPTKLMETEGSLFCDLVKEYWSYTSNGKI, from the exons atGCGGGGCACGGCACGCCCGCCAGCCACAGCCACAGCCACAGCCCTGCCGGCCGCGCCGACGCGAGCAGTGACGACCTCGCGCGCGCTCTCCTGGCATGTAACGCTTCTACTCTACCCCCCGGCAGCATCCACCGATGAAAAGGAGGCCCCGCGACGCCCAGTTACTCACGGGCTGGCCTCCGATTGTCCATTCCTTCCTCCGCCCCAACCTGGATGCGCTGATAATCAAGCTCGCGGTAGCCGCTGGAGAG GTCCAGAACAGGATCTGATCCACCCGGCACAAATGGGTTCCCTCACAA GTTCTTGGATGATGAACTTGTGTGGGAGCACGGTATGTTCCAACCAGCATGTAATTTCGTGTGCATTGAAGGAAATATTTGATTCTTCCACCTGCATGAATCATCTGGTGGCAATTGGCATCGGCGCATTGCTCATACTCACGCTTTCACTCCGATTGCTTGTTAAAATTCCAAAGACTAGAGCGTCTGCACAGCAGCTTGTCAAACTTGGTTCACCGCTACAGTTGGCTGCAGTAATATTCAGTGGCTGTTTGGGATTGGTATATCTTGGCCTCGGACTGTGGATGCTCGGGATCTTCAATGAGTTTACTCCTGTTTACCTGCCACACTGGTGGCTTGTGACATTGTCTCAAGGATTCAGTTTAATCCTTTCCAGTTTTGCTTTCAGCATCAGGCCTTGGTTTCTTGGAGCTTCATTTGTTCGATTTTGGTCAGTTTTGGTTACCATGTACGCAGCATTCATATGTTGTTCCTCAGTTGTAGATATTGTTGCAGAGAAGGCAATCACTATTAAGGCTTGTTTAGATGTCCTGTCCCTACCAGGTGCATTACTCATTCTACTTTATGGCATTCAGCATAGCCATGATGAAGACGGTTACGAAGGAATCGGAAATATTGTATACAAGCCCCTGAATACCGAGGCAGACGGTGAGATAATTGGGTCTGAAAGCGAGGTAACTCCTTTTGCTAAAGCAGGGGTTTTCAGTAAGATGTCATTTTGGTGGTTGAATCATTTGATGAAGATGGGTTATGACAAGCCCCTCGAGGACAAAGATGTGCCAGATTTACAAACCACAGACCGAGCACATAACCAGTACTTGATGTTCTTGGAGAAGCTGAACAGCAAGCAGTCGCAATCACATGCCAAACCATCAATTTTCTGGACTATTGTTTCTTGTCACAAGCGTGGGATAATGGTATCAGGTTTCTTTGCTTTGCTCAAGGTGCTCACGTTGTCTTTAGGTCCATTGCTTCTCAAGGCATTCATCAATGTATCACTTGGGAAAGGGACCTTCAAGTATGAAGGCTTTGTTCTGGCTGTGACAATGTTCGTTTGCAAATGCTGTGAATCTTTGGCACAGAGGCAGTGGTATTTCCGCACTCGAAGATTAGGACTCCAGGTGAGGTCATTCCTGTCAGCAGCTATTTATAAGAAGCAACAGAAGCTATCAAACTCTGCAAAATTAAGGCACTCTTCTGGAGAAATTATGAACTATGTGACTGTCGATGCCTACCGGATTGGGGAATTCCCATACTGGTTCCACCAAACATGGACAACAAGTGTTCAGCTTTGCATTGCTCTGGCAATTCTATATAATGCGGTTGGTGCTGCAACAGTTTCATCGTTGCTTGTCATCATCATTACAGTACTCTGCAATGCTCCATTGGCCAAGCTGCAACACAAGTTTCAGAGTAAACTTATGGAAGCACAAGATGTGAGATTGAAGGCCATGTCTGAGTCATTAGTCCATATGAAGGTCTTGAAACTTTATGCATGGGAAGCTCACTTCAAGAAGGTAATTGAGGGGTTGAGGGAGGCTGAGTACAAGTGGTTGTCCGCATTCCTGCTTAGGAGAGCATACAATAGTCTACTGTTCTGGTCATCACCTGTTTTAGTTTCTGCAGCAACCTTTCTAACATGCTTCATTTTGGAAATCCCTCTTGACGCTAGCAACGTCTTCACCACTGTGGCAACTCTGCGCCTCGTGCAAGATCCAGTTAGGTCAATACCAGATGTTATTGCAGTTGTGATACAAGCTAAGGTTGCTTTCACTCGGATATCAAAGTTTCTTGATGCACCTGAGCTGAATGGGCAAGTTAGGAAGAAATATTGTGTGGGCATGGATTACCCAATAGCGATGAGCTCATGTGGTTTCTCGTGGGATGAGAATTCATCAAGGCCAACTCTAAAGAATATAAATCTGGTAGTCAAAGCTGGAGAAAAGGTCGCAATTTGTGGAGAGGTAGGATCAGGAAAGTCAACGCTTTTGGCTGCTGTACTTGGAGAGGTCCCAAAAACTGGAGGCACG ATTCAAGTTTGTGGTAAAATAGCATATGTTTCTCAGAATGCATGGATCCAAACAGGAACCTTACAAGATAATATCCTCTTTGGCTCTTTAATGGACAAACAAATATATCAAGAAACACTTGTGAGGTGTTCGTTGGTTAAGGACCTTGAATTGCTGCCATTCGGCGATCAAACTCAAATTGGGGAGAGAGGAGTGAATCTTAGTGGTGGTCAGAAGCAGCGTGTCCAGCTTGCTCGTGCACTATACCAGAATGCAGACATCTATCTTCTTGATGACCCTTTCAGTGCTGTAGATGCCCATACTGCAACAAGTCTATTCAAT GATTATGTCATGGGTGTACTATCAGACAAGACTGTTATTTTGGTGACTCACCAAGTGGACTTTCTACCCGTATTTGACTCCATTCTG TTAATGTCAGATGGGGAAGTTATCCGGTCTGCACCTTATCAAGATTTATTGGTAGACTGTCAAGAATTTATAGACCTTGTAAATGCCCATAGAGATACTGCCGGCGTTTCAGATCTTAACCATATGGGCCCTGACAGAGCACTGGAAATACCAACAAAGGAGACAGATCTTGTTCATGGAAACAAATATATAGAGTCTGTGAAGCCATCACCAGTTGATCAACTGATAAAGAAAGAGGAAAGAGAATCGGGGGATTCAGGTCTTAAGCCTTATATGCTTTACCTGCGCCAGAACAAAGGCTTCCTCTATGCCTCTCTTTCTATTATTTCTCACATAGTTTTCTTAGCCGGCCAAATATCACAGAATTCATGGATGGCTGCTAATGTCCAAAATCCTCGTGTTAGTACACTGAAGTTAATTTCTGTGTACGTTGTTATCGGTGTTTGCACAGTGTTCTTCGTGCTATCAAGATCTTTATTCGTCGTTGTTCTTGGGGTCCAGACTTCAAGATCCTTATTTTCCCAGTTACTTAATTCATTGTTCCGTGCACCCATGTCCTTTTTTGATTGTACTCCTCTAGGAAGGGTTCTTAGCCGA GTTTCTTCTGATCTGAGTATTGTTGACCTTGATGTTCCATTTGGCTTTATGTTTTGCCTTAGTGCCAGCTTAAATGCGTATAGCAATCTGGGGGTATTGGCAGTTGTTACATGGGAAGTTCTGTTTGTATCGTTGCCGATGATAGTTTTGGCAATTCAGTTGCAG AGGTACTATTTAGCCTCTGCTAAGGAATTGATGCGGATCAATGGCACTACCAAGTCTGCTCTAGCAAATCACTtaggtgaatcaatttcaggAGCTATAACAATACGGGCctttgaggaagaagatcgtTTTTTGGCTAAAAATTTGGAGCTAGTTGACAAGAATGCTGGTCCATACTTCTATAATTTTGCAGCAACTGAATGGTTGATTCAACGCCTGGAAACAATGAGTGCTTtagttctttcttcttctgccttCATCATGGCTATCCTTCCTCAAGGAACTTTTAGCCCTG GTTTTGTTGGTATGGCGTTGTCCTATGGTCTTTCCCTGAACAATTCTTTTGTTAACTCTATTCAAAAGCAATGCAACCTTGCGAATCAAATAATATCTGTGGAACGGGTGAACCAGTACATGGACATACAAAGTGAAGCAGCAGAAGTTATTGAAGAAAATCGACCGGGACCAGATTGGCCCCAAGTTGGCAGTGTGGAGCTTAGAGATTTGAAG ATTAGATATAGGAGAGATGCACCCCTTGTACTACATGGTATCAGTTGCAAGTTTCAAGGTAGAGATAAGATTGGTATAGTTGGCCGAACAGGAAGTGGCAAGACAACTTTAATTGGCGCATTGTTTCGTCTTGTTGAACCTGTGGGAGGGAAAATAATTATAGACTCGGTGGACATCACTACGATAGGCTTAGATGATCTGCGTTCGCGTTTGGGCATCATTCCACAAGATCCAACACTTTTTCAGGGTACAGTAAGATACAATCTAGATCCTCTTGGGCAATTTTCAGATCAACAAATACGGGAG GTTCTTGACAAATGCCAACTTCTTGAAGCTGTTCAGGAGAAGGAACATGGATTGGATTCACTTG TTGCAGAAGACGGGTCAAACTGGAGCATGGGCCAAAGGCAGCTCTTTTGTTTGGGTCGCGCACTTTTGAGAAGGTGCCGTATCTTAGTTCTTGATGAAGCCACAGCCTCTATAGACAACGCGACAGATGCTGTCCTTCAGAAAACAATCCGGACAGAATTCAAATATTGCACCGTTATTACCGTGGCACACCGTATACCGACAGTGATGGACTGCGATATGGTACTTGCAATGAGCGATG GGAGAGTAGTGGAATATGACAAACCTACAAAGCTCATGGAAACTGAAGGATCTCTCTTCTGCGATCTGGTCAAGGAGTACTGGTCATACACATCAAACGGAAAAATTTAA
- the LOC100827867 gene encoding ABC transporter C family member 10 isoform X2, with protein sequence MRGTARPPATATATALPAAPTRAVTTSRALSWHVTLLLYPPAASTDEKEAPRRPVTHGLASDCPFLPPPQPGCADNQARGSRWRGPEQDLIHPAQMGSLTSSWMMNLCGSTVCSNQHVISCALKEIFDSSTCMNHLVAIGIGALLILTLSLRLLVKIPKTRASAQQLVKLGSPLQLAAVIFSGCLGLVYLGLGLWMLGIFNEFTPVYLPHWWLVTLSQGFSLILSSFAFSIRPWFLGASFVRFWSVLVTMYAAFICCSSVVDIVAEKAITIKACLDVLSLPGALLILLYGIQHSHDEDGYEGIGNIVYKPLNTEADGEIIGSESEVTPFAKAGVFSKMSFWWLNHLMKMGYDKPLEDKDVPDLQTTDRAHNQYLMFLEKLNSKQSQSHAKPSIFWTIVSCHKRGIMVSGFFALLKVLTLSLGPLLLKAFINVSLGKGTFKYEGFVLAVTMFVCKCCESLAQRQWYFRTRRLGLQVRSFLSAAIYKKQQKLSNSAKLRHSSGEIMNYVTVDAYRIGEFPYWFHQTWTTSVQLCIALAILYNAVGAATVSSLLVIIITVLCNAPLAKLQHKFQSKLMEAQDVRLKAMSESLVHMKVLKLYAWEAHFKKVIEGLREAEYKWLSAFLLRRAYNSLLFWSSPVLVSAATFLTCFILEIPLDASNVFTTVATLRLVQDPVRSIPDVIAVVIQAKVAFTRISKFLDAPELNGQVRKKYCVGMDYPIAMSSCGFSWDENSSRPTLKNINLVVKAGEKVAICGEVGSGKSTLLAAVLGEVPKTGGTIQVCGKIAYVSQNAWIQTGTLQDNILFGSLMDKQIYQETLVRCSLVKDLELLPFGDQTQIGERGVNLSGGQKQRVQLARALYQNADIYLLDDPFSAVDAHTATSLFNDYVMGVLSDKTVILVTHQVDFLPVFDSILLMSDGEVIRSAPYQDLLVDCQEFIDLVNAHRDTAGVSDLNHMGPDRALEIPTKETDLVHGNKYIESVKPSPVDQLIKKEERESGDSGLKPYMLYLRQNKGFLYASLSIISHIVFLAGQISQNSWMAANVQNPRVSTLKLISVYVVIGVCTVFFVLSRSLFVVVLGVQTSRSLFSQLLNSLFRAPMSFFDCTPLGRVLSRVSSDLSIVDLDVPFGFMFCLSASLNAYSNLGVLAVVTWEVLFVSLPMIVLAIQLQRYYLASAKELMRINGTTKSALANHLGESISGAITIRAFEEEDRFLAKNLELVDKNAGPYFYNFAATEWLIQRLETMSALVLSSSAFIMAILPQGTFSPGFVGMALSYGLSLNNSFVNSIQKQCNLANQIISVERVNQYMDIQSEAAEVIEENRPGPDWPQVGSVELRDLKIRYRRDAPLVLHGISCKFQGRDKIGIVGRTGSGKTTLIGALFRLVEPVGGKIIIDSVDITTIGLDDLRSRLGIIPQDPTLFQGTVRYNLDPLGQFSDQQIREVLDKCQLLEAVQEKEHGLDSLVAEDGSNWSMGQRQLFCLGRALLRRCRILVLDEATASIDNATDAVLQKTIRTEFKYCTVITVAHRIPTVMDCDMGE encoded by the exons atGCGGGGCACGGCACGCCCGCCAGCCACAGCCACAGCCACAGCCCTGCCGGCCGCGCCGACGCGAGCAGTGACGACCTCGCGCGCGCTCTCCTGGCATGTAACGCTTCTACTCTACCCCCCGGCAGCATCCACCGATGAAAAGGAGGCCCCGCGACGCCCAGTTACTCACGGGCTGGCCTCCGATTGTCCATTCCTTCCTCCGCCCCAACCTGGATGCGCTGATAATCAAGCTCGCGGTAGCCGCTGGAGAG GTCCAGAACAGGATCTGATCCACCCGGCACAAATGGGTTCCCTCACAA GTTCTTGGATGATGAACTTGTGTGGGAGCACGGTATGTTCCAACCAGCATGTAATTTCGTGTGCATTGAAGGAAATATTTGATTCTTCCACCTGCATGAATCATCTGGTGGCAATTGGCATCGGCGCATTGCTCATACTCACGCTTTCACTCCGATTGCTTGTTAAAATTCCAAAGACTAGAGCGTCTGCACAGCAGCTTGTCAAACTTGGTTCACCGCTACAGTTGGCTGCAGTAATATTCAGTGGCTGTTTGGGATTGGTATATCTTGGCCTCGGACTGTGGATGCTCGGGATCTTCAATGAGTTTACTCCTGTTTACCTGCCACACTGGTGGCTTGTGACATTGTCTCAAGGATTCAGTTTAATCCTTTCCAGTTTTGCTTTCAGCATCAGGCCTTGGTTTCTTGGAGCTTCATTTGTTCGATTTTGGTCAGTTTTGGTTACCATGTACGCAGCATTCATATGTTGTTCCTCAGTTGTAGATATTGTTGCAGAGAAGGCAATCACTATTAAGGCTTGTTTAGATGTCCTGTCCCTACCAGGTGCATTACTCATTCTACTTTATGGCATTCAGCATAGCCATGATGAAGACGGTTACGAAGGAATCGGAAATATTGTATACAAGCCCCTGAATACCGAGGCAGACGGTGAGATAATTGGGTCTGAAAGCGAGGTAACTCCTTTTGCTAAAGCAGGGGTTTTCAGTAAGATGTCATTTTGGTGGTTGAATCATTTGATGAAGATGGGTTATGACAAGCCCCTCGAGGACAAAGATGTGCCAGATTTACAAACCACAGACCGAGCACATAACCAGTACTTGATGTTCTTGGAGAAGCTGAACAGCAAGCAGTCGCAATCACATGCCAAACCATCAATTTTCTGGACTATTGTTTCTTGTCACAAGCGTGGGATAATGGTATCAGGTTTCTTTGCTTTGCTCAAGGTGCTCACGTTGTCTTTAGGTCCATTGCTTCTCAAGGCATTCATCAATGTATCACTTGGGAAAGGGACCTTCAAGTATGAAGGCTTTGTTCTGGCTGTGACAATGTTCGTTTGCAAATGCTGTGAATCTTTGGCACAGAGGCAGTGGTATTTCCGCACTCGAAGATTAGGACTCCAGGTGAGGTCATTCCTGTCAGCAGCTATTTATAAGAAGCAACAGAAGCTATCAAACTCTGCAAAATTAAGGCACTCTTCTGGAGAAATTATGAACTATGTGACTGTCGATGCCTACCGGATTGGGGAATTCCCATACTGGTTCCACCAAACATGGACAACAAGTGTTCAGCTTTGCATTGCTCTGGCAATTCTATATAATGCGGTTGGTGCTGCAACAGTTTCATCGTTGCTTGTCATCATCATTACAGTACTCTGCAATGCTCCATTGGCCAAGCTGCAACACAAGTTTCAGAGTAAACTTATGGAAGCACAAGATGTGAGATTGAAGGCCATGTCTGAGTCATTAGTCCATATGAAGGTCTTGAAACTTTATGCATGGGAAGCTCACTTCAAGAAGGTAATTGAGGGGTTGAGGGAGGCTGAGTACAAGTGGTTGTCCGCATTCCTGCTTAGGAGAGCATACAATAGTCTACTGTTCTGGTCATCACCTGTTTTAGTTTCTGCAGCAACCTTTCTAACATGCTTCATTTTGGAAATCCCTCTTGACGCTAGCAACGTCTTCACCACTGTGGCAACTCTGCGCCTCGTGCAAGATCCAGTTAGGTCAATACCAGATGTTATTGCAGTTGTGATACAAGCTAAGGTTGCTTTCACTCGGATATCAAAGTTTCTTGATGCACCTGAGCTGAATGGGCAAGTTAGGAAGAAATATTGTGTGGGCATGGATTACCCAATAGCGATGAGCTCATGTGGTTTCTCGTGGGATGAGAATTCATCAAGGCCAACTCTAAAGAATATAAATCTGGTAGTCAAAGCTGGAGAAAAGGTCGCAATTTGTGGAGAGGTAGGATCAGGAAAGTCAACGCTTTTGGCTGCTGTACTTGGAGAGGTCCCAAAAACTGGAGGCACG ATTCAAGTTTGTGGTAAAATAGCATATGTTTCTCAGAATGCATGGATCCAAACAGGAACCTTACAAGATAATATCCTCTTTGGCTCTTTAATGGACAAACAAATATATCAAGAAACACTTGTGAGGTGTTCGTTGGTTAAGGACCTTGAATTGCTGCCATTCGGCGATCAAACTCAAATTGGGGAGAGAGGAGTGAATCTTAGTGGTGGTCAGAAGCAGCGTGTCCAGCTTGCTCGTGCACTATACCAGAATGCAGACATCTATCTTCTTGATGACCCTTTCAGTGCTGTAGATGCCCATACTGCAACAAGTCTATTCAAT GATTATGTCATGGGTGTACTATCAGACAAGACTGTTATTTTGGTGACTCACCAAGTGGACTTTCTACCCGTATTTGACTCCATTCTG TTAATGTCAGATGGGGAAGTTATCCGGTCTGCACCTTATCAAGATTTATTGGTAGACTGTCAAGAATTTATAGACCTTGTAAATGCCCATAGAGATACTGCCGGCGTTTCAGATCTTAACCATATGGGCCCTGACAGAGCACTGGAAATACCAACAAAGGAGACAGATCTTGTTCATGGAAACAAATATATAGAGTCTGTGAAGCCATCACCAGTTGATCAACTGATAAAGAAAGAGGAAAGAGAATCGGGGGATTCAGGTCTTAAGCCTTATATGCTTTACCTGCGCCAGAACAAAGGCTTCCTCTATGCCTCTCTTTCTATTATTTCTCACATAGTTTTCTTAGCCGGCCAAATATCACAGAATTCATGGATGGCTGCTAATGTCCAAAATCCTCGTGTTAGTACACTGAAGTTAATTTCTGTGTACGTTGTTATCGGTGTTTGCACAGTGTTCTTCGTGCTATCAAGATCTTTATTCGTCGTTGTTCTTGGGGTCCAGACTTCAAGATCCTTATTTTCCCAGTTACTTAATTCATTGTTCCGTGCACCCATGTCCTTTTTTGATTGTACTCCTCTAGGAAGGGTTCTTAGCCGA GTTTCTTCTGATCTGAGTATTGTTGACCTTGATGTTCCATTTGGCTTTATGTTTTGCCTTAGTGCCAGCTTAAATGCGTATAGCAATCTGGGGGTATTGGCAGTTGTTACATGGGAAGTTCTGTTTGTATCGTTGCCGATGATAGTTTTGGCAATTCAGTTGCAG AGGTACTATTTAGCCTCTGCTAAGGAATTGATGCGGATCAATGGCACTACCAAGTCTGCTCTAGCAAATCACTtaggtgaatcaatttcaggAGCTATAACAATACGGGCctttgaggaagaagatcgtTTTTTGGCTAAAAATTTGGAGCTAGTTGACAAGAATGCTGGTCCATACTTCTATAATTTTGCAGCAACTGAATGGTTGATTCAACGCCTGGAAACAATGAGTGCTTtagttctttcttcttctgccttCATCATGGCTATCCTTCCTCAAGGAACTTTTAGCCCTG GTTTTGTTGGTATGGCGTTGTCCTATGGTCTTTCCCTGAACAATTCTTTTGTTAACTCTATTCAAAAGCAATGCAACCTTGCGAATCAAATAATATCTGTGGAACGGGTGAACCAGTACATGGACATACAAAGTGAAGCAGCAGAAGTTATTGAAGAAAATCGACCGGGACCAGATTGGCCCCAAGTTGGCAGTGTGGAGCTTAGAGATTTGAAG ATTAGATATAGGAGAGATGCACCCCTTGTACTACATGGTATCAGTTGCAAGTTTCAAGGTAGAGATAAGATTGGTATAGTTGGCCGAACAGGAAGTGGCAAGACAACTTTAATTGGCGCATTGTTTCGTCTTGTTGAACCTGTGGGAGGGAAAATAATTATAGACTCGGTGGACATCACTACGATAGGCTTAGATGATCTGCGTTCGCGTTTGGGCATCATTCCACAAGATCCAACACTTTTTCAGGGTACAGTAAGATACAATCTAGATCCTCTTGGGCAATTTTCAGATCAACAAATACGGGAG GTTCTTGACAAATGCCAACTTCTTGAAGCTGTTCAGGAGAAGGAACATGGATTGGATTCACTTG TTGCAGAAGACGGGTCAAACTGGAGCATGGGCCAAAGGCAGCTCTTTTGTTTGGGTCGCGCACTTTTGAGAAGGTGCCGTATCTTAGTTCTTGATGAAGCCACAGCCTCTATAGACAACGCGACAGATGCTGTCCTTCAGAAAACAATCCGGACAGAATTCAAATATTGCACCGTTATTACCGTGGCACACCGTATACCGACAGTGATGGACTGCGATATG GGAGAGTAG